A DNA window from Anastrepha obliqua isolate idAnaObli1 chromosome 5, idAnaObli1_1.0, whole genome shotgun sequence contains the following coding sequences:
- the LOC129249170 gene encoding maltase 2-like: MFKSCLGRKGLLLIFTLCLLVQRAHMLADAAVAPTPSSPVDDKAAEKLKIPTTSTAAETGAAAKETRPEVSDIMNDEASKTETNVKTDAESNAAKIIDNKEKDWWKRMVLYQIYPRSFLDTTLDGIGDIKGIIMKLPYLVETGIQAISLGPVFQSPMVDFGYDVTDLKKIQPEYGTMQDLETLITEANLLGIKIIMDIVPNHSSNQSAWFQKSVDRENGYENFYIWADAKMNEKGERMPPNNWQSLYYGPAWTWNEKRGQYYLHQFASQQPDLNYREAKVVLAIDDVLKFWLEKGVNGIRMDSVGYLFEDEQLRDEPRTGKTNDTNCYDYTAHIHTKHLPDTIEMVQHWRRLLDDYTSKNGGPTRVLMTDAYADVKTSMEYYETSDGKKGAHIPLNLNLITLNEHSDARDYVFVIKKWLTYMPRGFTPNWVMGNHNNPRMATRLGPKRIDSMHMMMMTLPGVAVTYYGDEIGMQDHRDLSWDNTFDPLARNAGRAKYRQLSRDPERTPFQWDSLMNAGFSGADRTWMPVHPSYKNLNLKQQTTGRSHYLVYKALTEMRKMPALARGRLQIEAIDRDIFAIEREVPDDSSVLTVINIGPRARAVNLTAVFDLKFQQKLTVLVASSLSTKEAGKALPADALALAPYEGLVCMIG, translated from the exons ATGTTTAAAAGTTGTTTGGGCCGCAAAGGCCTGTTGTTGATTTTCACTTTATGCTTGCTGGTGCAGCGAGCGCATATGTTGGCAGATGCGGCGGTTGCACCAACCCCCAGCTCGCCCGTCGACGATAAAGCTGCggagaaattaaaaatacccACAACCTCTACCGCTGCCGAGACGGGGGCAGCAGCTAAGGAAACAAGGCCAGAGGTGTCTGATATAATGAATGATGAGGCCTCAAAAACGGAAACAAACGTCAAGACTGATGCTGAGTCTAATGCAGCGAAAATAATAGACAACAAGGAGAAAGACTGGTGGAAGCGTATGGTGCTGTACCAGATCTATCCACGTTCGTTTCTGGACACTACACTCGATGGTATAGGCGATATCAAAG GTATAATCATGAAACTGCCATATCTCGTTGAGACTGGAATTCAAGCCATTTCGCTGGGCCCCGTTTTCCAGTCTCCTATGGTTGATTTTGGCTACGACGtaactgatttaaaaaaaatccagcCCGAATACGGTACAATGCAAGATTTGGAAACGTTAATAACGGAAGCGAATCTCTTGG GCATCAAAATAATTATGGACATTGTGCCAAATCATTCCTCAAATCAAAGTGCGTGGTTTCAGAAGTCCGTCGACCGCGAAAACGGCTatgaaaacttttacatttgggCTGATGCCAAAATGAATGAGAAAGGTGAACGGATGCCACCAAATAATTGG CAATCATTGTACTATGGCCCCGCATGGACATGGAATGAAAAACGTGGCCAATATTACCTCCATCAATTCGCATCGCAACAACCTGATCTAAACTACCGCGAAGCCAAAGTAGTTCTAGCCATCGATGATGTCTTAAAATTCTGGTTGGAAAAAGGCGTTAACGGTATTCGCATGGATTCAGTCGGTTATTTGTTCGAAGATGAACAGTTGCGCGATGAACCACGCACTGGCAAAACCAACGACACCAATTGCTACGATTACACCGCACACATCCACACCAAACATCTG CCCGATACTATCGAAATGGTGCAACATTGGCGCAGGTTGCTGGATGACTACACTAGCAAAAATGGTGGCCCCACACGCGTTCTCATGACCGATGCTTATGCTGACGTGAAGACGTCGATGGAGTACTATGAAACCAGCGATGGCAAGAAGGGCGCGCATATTCCACTCAACCTAAACTTGATCACACTGAATGAGCACTCAGATGCACGTGATTATGTGTTCGTTATAAAGAAGTGGTTGACATACATGCCGCGTGGATTCACCCCCAACTGGGTGATGGGCAATCACAATAATCCGCGCATGGCAACACGTCTCGGCCCAAAGCGCATCGATTCGATGcacatgatgatgatgacgttgCCTGGTGTGGCGGTAACCTACTAT GGTGATGAAATTGGTATGCAAGATCATCGTGATCTTAGCTGGGATAACACCTTCGATCCACTTGCACGCAATGCTGGGCGTGCCAAATACAGGCAGCTGTCTCGTGACCCCGAGCGAACACCCTTCCAGTGGGATTCTCTAATGAATGCAG GCTTCTCAGGCGCCGATAGAACGTGGATGCCTGTGCATCCCAGCTACAAAAATCTGAATCTCAAGCAGCAGACAACCGGAAGAAGTCACTACCTGGTCTACAAGGCGCTAACCGAAATGCGTAAGATGCCGGCACTCGCCAGAGGACGCTTACAAATCGAGGCAATCGATCGCGACATTTTTGCAATTGAAAG GGAAGTTCCAGACGATAGCTCCGTTCTAACCGTCATCAACATTGGGCCACGCGCGCGCGCTGTTAATTTGACCGCAGTTTTTGATCTCAAATTCCAGCAAAAGCTAACTGTGTTGGTTGCTAGTTCCTTGTCCACTAAAGAGGCTGG TAAAGCGCTGCCCGCAGACGCTTTAGCCCTGGCGCCTTATGAGGGGCTCGTTTGCATGATCGGTTGA